The following are encoded together in the Thalassomonas haliotis genome:
- the rsgA gene encoding small ribosomal subunit biogenesis GTPase RsgA gives MAKRAKLTKGQARRIKANQEKKIRNKADKHQWQDDELGDARHGVVISRFGQHADVEGEDGLSYRCNLRRSIKSLVCGDKVLWRQGKETEHSIAGVIEAVHDRSSVLSRPDVYDGVKPIAANISQILIVSSVLPAFNGDIIDRYLVAAEQTGITPVIVLNKVDLLDNSNQAAIEAQLQIYRDIGYQVMYASNKTEQGISELKDQLKDHTSIFVGQSGVGKSTLTNSLMPGLELITREVSENSGLGQHTTTVARLFHFDHGGDLIDSPGIREFGLWHLTPQEVCHGFIEFGEFLGGCKFRDCKHIKDPGCALIEAAKQKKIHPDRFTSFQRILASISENKLTSRFND, from the coding sequence GTGGCTAAGAGAGCAAAGCTGACCAAAGGTCAGGCACGGCGCATCAAGGCGAACCAAGAAAAAAAAATACGCAACAAAGCCGATAAACACCAGTGGCAGGACGACGAATTAGGCGATGCCCGGCACGGCGTCGTCATCAGCCGCTTTGGCCAGCATGCCGATGTCGAAGGAGAAGACGGCCTCAGCTACCGCTGCAATTTACGCCGCTCGATAAAATCCCTGGTGTGCGGCGACAAAGTCTTATGGCGCCAGGGCAAAGAAACCGAGCATAGCATTGCCGGTGTGATCGAAGCCGTACATGACAGAAGCTCGGTATTATCCCGCCCCGATGTTTATGACGGCGTCAAACCGATAGCCGCCAATATCAGCCAGATATTGATCGTTTCTTCGGTATTACCCGCCTTTAACGGCGATATTATCGACCGTTACCTGGTGGCGGCGGAGCAAACCGGCATCACCCCGGTAATAGTGCTTAATAAGGTCGACTTGCTCGATAACAGCAACCAGGCAGCCATAGAAGCCCAGCTGCAAATATACCGGGATATCGGCTACCAGGTGATGTATGCCAGCAATAAAACCGAACAGGGCATCAGCGAACTCAAGGACCAGCTCAAAGATCACACCAGTATCTTTGTCGGCCAGTCGGGGGTCGGTAAGTCCACCCTGACCAACAGCCTGATGCCGGGACTGGAACTGATCACCCGGGAAGTCTCGGAAAATTCTGGCTTGGGACAACATACCACCACAGTTGCCCGCTTATTTCATTTTGATCACGGAGGCGATTTAATCGACTCCCCGGGGATCCGGGAGTTTGGCTTATGGCATTTAACCCCGCAAGAGGTCTGCCACGGCTTTATTGAATTTGGCGAGTTTCTCGGCGGCTGCAAGTTCAGGGATTGCAAACATATTAAAGATCCCGGCTGTGCCCTGATCGAGGCGGCAAAGCAGAAAAAAATCCACCCGGACCGTTTTACCAGTTTTCAGCGCATTTTAGCGAGTATCAGTGAGAACAAACTCACCTCGCGCTTTAATGACTAA
- the asd gene encoding archaetidylserine decarboxylase (Phosphatidylserine decarboxylase is synthesized as a single chain precursor. Generation of the pyruvoyl active site from a Ser is coupled to cleavage of a Gly-Ser bond between the larger (beta) and smaller (alpha chains). It is an integral membrane protein.), which produces MPKHALSRLVGKFAAAEAGWFTTRAISMFIKAYGINMGEAKLKNAGDFKTFNDFFTRELEQGARTIDPDGANLCYPVDGAISQQGDITDGQLIQAKGFNYSLTSLLGGDERTSAPFQGGKFSCIYLAPKDYHRIHMPMAATLREMIYVPGELFSVNPLTANNVPNLFSRNERVVTIFDTEQGPMAMVLVGATIVASIETVWAGTVTPPAGKDIFRWHYPATGVDAIHFEKGNEMGRFKLGSTVISTFAPDMVTFNENAGPGTVTRLGEHYAALSPTKQ; this is translated from the coding sequence ATGCCCAAGCATGCCCTTTCCCGCCTGGTGGGTAAGTTTGCCGCAGCGGAAGCCGGCTGGTTCACCACCCGGGCCATTTCCATGTTTATTAAAGCCTATGGCATCAACATGGGCGAAGCCAAGTTGAAAAATGCCGGAGACTTTAAAACCTTTAATGATTTTTTCACCCGCGAGCTTGAACAGGGCGCCCGTACCATAGACCCGGACGGCGCCAACTTATGTTACCCGGTAGACGGCGCCATCAGCCAGCAGGGGGATATCACCGACGGCCAGCTTATTCAGGCAAAAGGCTTTAATTACAGCTTAACCAGTTTGCTCGGCGGCGACGAACGTACCTCGGCCCCTTTCCAGGGCGGCAAGTTTTCCTGTATTTACCTGGCCCCGAAAGACTACCACCGCATTCATATGCCGATGGCAGCCACCTTACGGGAAATGATTTATGTACCCGGTGAATTATTTTCCGTTAATCCGCTGACGGCCAACAATGTGCCCAACCTGTTCTCCCGAAATGAACGGGTGGTCACCATTTTTGATACCGAGCAAGGCCCTATGGCCATGGTATTGGTGGGGGCGACCATAGTGGCCAGCATAGAAACCGTCTGGGCCGGTACCGTCACCCCGCCGGCCGGCAAAGACATTTTCCGCTGGCATTATCCCGCCACCGGCGTTGATGCCATTCATTTTGAAAAAGGCAATGAGATGGGCCGCTTTAAACTCGGCTCGACCGTGATCAGCACCTTCGCACCCGATATGGTGACTTTTAATGAAAACGCCGGTCCGGGTACCGTCACCCGGCTGGGGGAGCATTACGCGGCTCTTAGCCCGACTAAACAATAG